A part of Streptomyces sp. NBC_01210 genomic DNA contains:
- a CDS encoding helix-turn-helix domain-containing protein, giving the protein MGLEESLRLTVAALMQATGESQRSVAGALGLTQTQISRRQSGATSWTLRDVDTLAGHYGVAALDLLSGPTRACEALPAGRRRSTRTEAKGAGR; this is encoded by the coding sequence ATGGGACTGGAGGAGTCGTTGCGGCTGACGGTGGCCGCACTGATGCAGGCGACAGGCGAGTCACAGAGGTCGGTGGCCGGGGCGCTCGGACTGACGCAGACGCAGATCTCACGTCGGCAGTCAGGTGCCACTTCATGGACCCTGCGCGACGTCGACACGCTGGCCGGGCACTACGGCGTCGCCGCACTGGATCTGCTGTCCGGGCCGACCAGGGCGTGCGAGGCACTGCCGGCCGGCCGGCGCCGCAGCACCCGGACCGAGGCGAAGGGAGCCGGCCGGTGA